One genomic region from Spirosoma sp. KCTC 42546 encodes:
- the ilvA gene encoding threonine ammonia-lyase produces the protein MVDKDAKLTLPDLDNIYLAAERLQGIAAHTPLQENINLSDRYGANIFLKREDLQVVRSYKIRGAYNKMASLSAEALAKGVVCASAGNHAQGLAYACRKMAVTGIIFMPTTTPNQKVKQVRMFGKEFVEVRLIGDTYDDAYNAAMDYVNTHDSTFVHPFDDVLVMEGQGTVGLEILRDATGKIDYLLMAIGGGGLASGVSTVFKQLSPKTKLIGVEPLGSPSMKVSIDEGHVVALDKIDKFVDGAAVKRPGDTTFEICRKNLDRVLLVPEGKVCTTILKLYDEDAIVAEPAGALTIAALDMLKDEIKGKNVVCLVSGGNNDITRTEEIKERSLLYEGLKHYFIIRFPQRAGAFRDFLNVLGPNDDISRFEYAKKTNRETGPAVVGIELKSRDDFEPLIQRMHAQNIVFEYLNDQPDLFQFLV, from the coding sequence GTGGTTGACAAAGACGCAAAATTAACCCTCCCCGACCTGGATAATATTTATCTGGCTGCTGAGCGACTTCAGGGTATTGCCGCGCATACGCCGTTGCAGGAAAACATCAACCTGTCGGACCGGTACGGTGCCAACATTTTCCTGAAGCGTGAAGATTTGCAGGTCGTTCGGTCCTATAAAATTCGGGGAGCTTATAATAAAATGGCCAGCCTGTCTGCCGAAGCATTGGCCAAAGGAGTTGTGTGTGCCAGCGCCGGTAATCACGCGCAGGGATTGGCGTATGCGTGCCGCAAGATGGCGGTGACCGGTATCATTTTCATGCCAACCACCACACCAAACCAGAAGGTGAAACAGGTGCGCATGTTTGGCAAGGAGTTCGTTGAGGTGCGTCTCATTGGCGATACGTACGATGACGCCTACAACGCGGCTATGGACTATGTCAATACCCACGACAGCACGTTTGTGCACCCTTTCGACGATGTGCTGGTGATGGAAGGTCAGGGAACCGTTGGGCTGGAAATCCTCCGGGATGCCACGGGCAAAATCGACTACCTGTTGATGGCCATCGGTGGGGGTGGATTAGCGTCGGGCGTCTCAACCGTGTTCAAGCAACTGAGCCCTAAAACCAAACTAATCGGGGTAGAACCACTTGGCTCGCCATCCATGAAAGTCTCTATCGACGAAGGCCACGTTGTAGCCCTCGATAAGATCGACAAGTTTGTTGATGGAGCCGCGGTAAAACGTCCGGGTGATACGACGTTCGAAATCTGTCGTAAAAACCTCGACCGCGTTCTGTTAGTCCCCGAAGGCAAAGTCTGCACAACAATCCTAAAGCTATACGACGAAGACGCCATCGTAGCCGAACCCGCCGGTGCCTTAACCATTGCCGCGCTCGACATGCTGAAGGATGAAATAAAAGGCAAGAACGTTGTTTGTTTAGTCAGTGGAGGCAATAATGATATTACTCGCACAGAAGAAATCAAAGAGCGTTCGTTATTGTATGAAGGCCTGAAACACTATTTCATTATCAGGTTTCCGCAGCGTGCCGGTGCCTTCCGCGATTTTTTAAATGTGCTTGGCCCCAATGACGATATCAGCCGGTTCGAATACGCCAAGAAAACGAACCGGGAAACCGGCCCTGCCGTAGTAGGTATCGAACTAAAGAGTCGCGACGATTTCGAACCGCTCATCCAGCGAATGCATGCCCAAAACATCGTGTTTGAGTACCTGAATGACCAACCTGATTTATTTCAGTTTTTGGTGTAG
- a CDS encoding AraC family transcriptional regulator produces MLRVPSSIQANQFESLNIQRPDASEMKFVAYRSDVYPERNEVFFEEHAVIVVLKGEKKFSSPTQELHVRTGDILFFQRGCYSMNESIDNSYRSLVFFVNEKMLKEFVNQHLSLFQSASTSLPTDLILSFSSSPTFTTFINSLLPYFGAKTPFLNELLRLKFQELLLHLLELDTLGQLRAILWHIYQGQKTDLDYLMSTYLLKPLSMSELARLSGRSLSAFKRDFEAHFHTAPGHWIRGKRLDHAHFLLRNTDKNVSEVSMEIGYESVSHFIKAYKQQYGFTPKRGN; encoded by the coding sequence ATGCTCCGCGTTCCCTCCTCCATCCAGGCCAATCAGTTTGAATCACTGAATATTCAGCGCCCCGATGCTTCAGAAATGAAGTTTGTGGCCTATCGAAGCGACGTATATCCTGAACGTAATGAGGTATTCTTCGAAGAACACGCGGTTATTGTCGTACTAAAAGGGGAAAAGAAATTCAGTTCACCCACACAGGAGTTGCACGTACGTACAGGCGATATTCTATTCTTCCAGCGGGGCTGTTACTCCATGAACGAGTCAATTGACAACAGCTACCGCAGCCTGGTATTTTTCGTCAATGAGAAAATGCTGAAAGAGTTTGTCAATCAGCATTTATCCCTATTTCAGTCGGCATCAACTTCACTTCCTACTGATCTTATTTTATCGTTTTCGTCATCGCCTACCTTCACGACATTTATCAATTCGCTCCTGCCGTATTTTGGGGCCAAAACGCCCTTTCTGAACGAACTACTACGCCTTAAGTTTCAGGAATTACTGCTGCATTTGCTCGAACTCGATACGCTGGGTCAACTACGGGCTATTCTATGGCACATTTATCAGGGTCAAAAAACAGACCTCGATTATCTGATGAGTACCTATTTACTCAAACCCTTATCAATGAGTGAGTTGGCCAGACTATCAGGGCGAAGCTTATCGGCGTTCAAACGCGATTTTGAGGCCCATTTTCATACGGCACCGGGCCATTGGATTCGTGGAAAACGGCTCGATCATGCCCATTTCCTGCTCCGAAATACCGATAAAAACGTATCGGAAGTAAGTATGGAAATCGGCTATGAGAGCGTATCTCATTTTATTAAAGCCTACAAACAACAATACGGTTTTACACCCAAACGAGGTAATTAA
- a CDS encoding PQQ-binding-like beta-propeller repeat protein, which produces MKILSLFVCLAVLNLLFGSHVNAQQPSTKRAGVTANSGVFTKKQVELGAALFTTHCAACHGRDLRGTEGGNVLIGDRFLAKWAGKSVGQLVELTKSTMPKSNPHSLDDASYSSLVAFILNANGFPEGDVALSSTTARLKTIPIGTPPPSSRVSMQFKPAAYNAKPTTIEADWRQHRGDYASTNYSPLDQINKENAKNLKIAWRWKTDNFGSSPEFYFKSTPLMVNGVLYTTAGLSRTVAAIDAETGETLWTFRFDEKERKTYVPRQNSGRGVAYWTSPDKGNDRVIYITPSFQLVALDAKTGHVVPDFGDNGIVDLKKGLDQPVDPLTATIGSTSPPIIVNDVIIMGASFPVGLAPVSKKQVRGDIMGYDVKTGKRLWIFHTIPQQGEAGNETWEKESWTYTGNAGAWAPLTADPELGYVYLPLEAATGDFYGGHRPGNNLFSQSLVCLDAKTGKRVWHYQLIHHDIWDYDLPAPPILANITVDGKAIKAVVQVTKQAFAFVFDRVTGKPVWPIDERPVPQSDVKGEWTSLTQPFPTKPAAFDRQGYSDDILVDFTPEIKKAALKIVSRYKKGPLYTPISTYDPPNNLGTLMLPDAVGGANWQGGVLDPETGMLYVSSSTVIRPMSLESAPNLSDMDYIAYMGNARIGPYGLPLVKPPYGRITAIDMNTGDHKWMVPNADTPNWVKDVPALKGLKIPRTGLPDRVGMLITKTLLFAGEGAGLYGSDGGGGNKFRSYDKQTGQIISEITLPANQAGLPMTYSINGKQYIVVAVGAIGHPGELVALSL; this is translated from the coding sequence ATGAAAATCCTGTCCCTGTTTGTTTGCCTGGCAGTCCTCAATCTACTTTTTGGCTCGCACGTAAACGCGCAACAGCCGTCAACTAAACGAGCAGGAGTAACCGCTAACTCGGGCGTTTTTACGAAAAAACAGGTAGAACTTGGGGCAGCTTTATTTACAACGCATTGCGCTGCCTGTCATGGGCGGGATTTACGCGGAACGGAAGGCGGCAACGTGCTGATTGGGGATCGTTTCCTAGCCAAATGGGCCGGTAAATCGGTGGGGCAATTAGTTGAGTTGACAAAATCGACCATGCCCAAAAGCAACCCTCATTCGCTGGATGATGCTTCGTACTCGTCGCTGGTAGCGTTTATCCTGAATGCCAATGGATTTCCAGAGGGCGATGTGGCGTTATCATCAACAACAGCGCGACTAAAGACAATACCGATTGGCACTCCTCCTCCTTCGTCGCGGGTCAGTATGCAGTTTAAGCCAGCTGCGTACAACGCGAAACCAACCACCATTGAAGCAGACTGGCGACAGCACCGGGGCGATTACGCCAGTACGAATTACTCTCCCTTAGATCAGATCAATAAAGAAAATGCCAAAAATCTAAAAATTGCCTGGCGATGGAAAACCGACAATTTTGGATCGAGCCCGGAATTTTATTTTAAATCGACGCCCTTGATGGTGAATGGTGTATTGTATACCACAGCCGGGCTAAGCAGAACGGTAGCCGCCATAGATGCCGAAACTGGGGAAACGCTCTGGACGTTTCGGTTCGACGAAAAAGAGCGAAAAACGTACGTACCACGCCAGAATTCCGGGCGGGGAGTCGCCTACTGGACCTCGCCCGACAAAGGAAACGATCGGGTCATTTACATTACGCCAAGTTTTCAATTAGTTGCGCTGGACGCCAAAACGGGCCATGTAGTGCCCGATTTCGGCGATAACGGGATTGTAGATTTAAAGAAAGGCCTGGATCAGCCTGTTGATCCACTTACCGCAACGATTGGCTCTACATCGCCCCCCATTATTGTCAATGATGTCATCATTATGGGGGCATCTTTCCCCGTCGGTCTGGCCCCTGTTTCTAAAAAGCAGGTTCGGGGCGACATCATGGGCTACGATGTGAAAACAGGAAAGCGGTTATGGATTTTTCACACCATACCGCAACAGGGAGAAGCCGGGAATGAAACCTGGGAAAAGGAAAGCTGGACGTATACTGGAAACGCCGGAGCCTGGGCACCGCTAACGGCCGATCCCGAGTTAGGCTATGTTTACCTGCCGTTAGAGGCCGCTACGGGCGATTTCTACGGCGGGCACCGACCAGGGAACAATCTGTTTTCGCAGAGCCTGGTTTGTTTAGATGCGAAAACGGGCAAGCGCGTCTGGCATTACCAGTTGATTCACCACGACATCTGGGACTATGATCTACCAGCGCCCCCTATTCTGGCAAACATTACGGTAGATGGCAAGGCCATAAAAGCGGTTGTGCAGGTTACGAAGCAGGCCTTTGCCTTCGTGTTCGACCGGGTTACCGGGAAACCCGTCTGGCCAATTGACGAGCGCCCCGTACCCCAAAGTGATGTGAAAGGCGAGTGGACATCGCTTACGCAGCCCTTCCCAACAAAACCAGCCGCCTTCGACCGACAGGGCTATTCGGATGACATCCTGGTGGATTTTACGCCTGAAATCAAAAAAGCAGCCTTAAAAATTGTCAGTCGCTATAAAAAAGGGCCGCTTTATACGCCAATTAGTACCTACGATCCGCCCAATAATTTAGGCACCTTAATGCTCCCCGATGCCGTGGGCGGTGCGAATTGGCAGGGCGGTGTTCTGGACCCAGAAACCGGGATGCTCTATGTGTCGTCAAGCACGGTTATCCGGCCCATGAGTTTGGAGTCGGCCCCCAATCTGTCGGATATGGATTACATCGCATACATGGGCAATGCCCGCATCGGCCCCTATGGGTTGCCGTTGGTAAAACCACCCTACGGACGAATCACGGCCATTGATATGAACACCGGCGACCACAAATGGATGGTGCCCAATGCCGACACGCCCAACTGGGTAAAGGATGTTCCAGCGTTAAAAGGCCTCAAAATTCCCCGAACTGGTTTGCCGGATCGCGTGGGAATGCTGATAACGAAAACCCTGCTATTTGCCGGAGAAGGAGCGGGTCTGTATGGCTCTGATGGTGGTGGCGGAAACAAGTTTCGGTCGTACGACAAACAAACCGGTCAAATCATCTCGGAGATCACGTTACCCGCCAATCAGGCCGGGTTACCCATGACGTATTCCATTAACGGCAAGCAATATATCGTTGTGGCCGTTGGCGCTATCGGGCATCCCGGAGAATTGGTTGCGTTATCGCTTTGA
- a CDS encoding M1 family metallopeptidase, with amino-acid sequence MITRITVLTLLIASTVASAQQTNLPIRKTVDTPKRSIRLDVPMTNSIRNAFKAGTRDFSGKPGPNYWQLEADYTIKASLDPATQTITGSEKISMHNNSKDDLKTIVLRLDHNLFRPEAQRGASVPAEATDGMIVTSLKVAGQAVDLTAAAPVMTRRGNGGGPNASTKMTISGLTQTIATINLVDPVKAGATAELEIEWHTKLPGGPNGRGHRMTQRFDSKLFQPTQWFPRIGKYDDLRGWETSPYLGPSEFYNNFGKFDVSITVPGGWIVSGTGVLQNPNEVLTETARQRLTTVLNSNDDVIIVSETEKGPGKATAPGDKLTWHFVADRVNDFAWATAENFVWKATRATIPGKGAIPIHMVYLPERAKLFDQAGKISRHALEFYSALWAPYPFPQLTLQDGPSAGMEYPMVINSNQGAADHETGHQWWPMMLGTNETRYGWMDEGFNQYMNILSAADRDGKPYNLDGLGQSYGQMSGDENEAPMMWNANDAGSGYRFQTYGKAPLMLSMLGGIVGDQAVINAMKKYTAAWAYKHPSPWDYMFFMNNELGQNLDWFWYYWLWTTETADGSIQEVKTANGKTTVTVHQAGQMPSPVVLKVEFDAAGPALKPVANAKLIDATTAEVTWPASVWFDGNRTFNAVMNFGDRKIKKITFDPHGRFPDVNPADNVWPRE; translated from the coding sequence ATGATCACGCGAATTACCGTTCTTACACTACTGATCGCCAGTACGGTTGCATCAGCCCAACAAACCAATCTTCCGATCCGGAAAACGGTTGACACGCCCAAACGTTCGATACGGCTCGATGTCCCGATGACTAACTCGATCCGCAACGCGTTCAAGGCGGGTACGCGTGATTTTTCCGGTAAGCCAGGCCCCAATTACTGGCAATTAGAAGCCGACTATACCATTAAGGCAAGCCTCGATCCGGCAACGCAGACAATTACCGGCTCGGAAAAGATCAGCATGCATAATAACAGCAAAGACGATCTGAAAACGATCGTTCTGCGCCTTGATCATAACCTCTTTCGCCCGGAAGCCCAGCGCGGTGCATCCGTACCAGCCGAAGCAACCGATGGCATGATCGTAACGAGCTTGAAAGTAGCGGGCCAGGCAGTAGACCTCACCGCAGCGGCTCCAGTGATGACGCGTCGTGGGAATGGCGGTGGTCCTAATGCGTCTACAAAAATGACCATCTCCGGACTTACTCAAACGATAGCCACCATCAATCTGGTCGATCCGGTGAAAGCGGGAGCAACGGCTGAACTGGAAATCGAGTGGCACACCAAACTTCCCGGTGGGCCAAATGGACGAGGCCATCGCATGACGCAACGGTTTGACAGTAAGCTTTTTCAACCTACGCAATGGTTTCCGCGTATTGGGAAATATGATGATCTGCGTGGGTGGGAGACCAGCCCTTATCTCGGACCTTCGGAGTTCTATAATAACTTCGGCAAATTCGATGTATCCATAACCGTACCCGGTGGGTGGATCGTAAGCGGTACAGGCGTACTTCAGAATCCAAACGAGGTATTGACGGAAACCGCCAGACAGCGACTTACTACGGTTCTCAACTCAAATGATGACGTAATCATTGTAAGCGAGACGGAAAAAGGCCCTGGTAAAGCAACAGCACCGGGCGACAAACTGACCTGGCACTTTGTTGCCGACAGGGTAAATGATTTTGCCTGGGCCACCGCCGAAAACTTTGTCTGGAAGGCCACACGCGCCACCATTCCCGGCAAAGGCGCCATTCCAATTCATATGGTTTATCTGCCCGAACGGGCCAAGCTTTTTGACCAAGCCGGTAAGATTTCACGCCATGCACTTGAGTTTTATTCAGCACTTTGGGCACCTTATCCATTCCCTCAATTGACGCTTCAGGATGGTCCCAGCGCGGGTATGGAATATCCGATGGTCATTAACTCAAACCAGGGCGCTGCCGATCATGAAACCGGGCACCAATGGTGGCCTATGATGTTAGGCACGAATGAAACGCGTTACGGCTGGATGGACGAAGGTTTCAACCAGTACATGAATATTCTCTCGGCTGCTGACCGCGACGGAAAGCCGTATAATCTGGACGGTTTGGGGCAAAGCTATGGCCAGATGAGCGGTGACGAAAACGAAGCGCCTATGATGTGGAACGCCAATGATGCCGGGAGTGGCTATCGATTTCAAACCTATGGCAAAGCGCCCCTGATGCTCTCCATGCTGGGCGGCATTGTAGGTGATCAGGCGGTTATTAATGCCATGAAAAAATATACGGCAGCATGGGCGTACAAACATCCGTCACCCTGGGATTATATGTTCTTTATGAACAATGAATTGGGACAGAATCTTGACTGGTTCTGGTACTACTGGCTATGGACAACGGAGACGGCTGACGGATCGATCCAGGAAGTGAAAACCGCAAATGGCAAAACAACGGTAACGGTTCATCAGGCAGGGCAAATGCCATCCCCAGTTGTGCTGAAGGTTGAGTTTGACGCAGCAGGCCCGGCCCTTAAACCAGTGGCTAACGCCAAACTAATTGATGCCACGACGGCCGAAGTTACATGGCCTGCGTCCGTTTGGTTCGACGGCAACCGCACGTTTAATGCCGTCATGAATTTTGGCGATCGCAAGATCAAAAAGATAACGTTTGATCCGCACGGTCGTTTCCCAGATGTCAATCCAGCCGACAACGTTTGGCCGCGGGAGTAA
- a CDS encoding VOC family protein, producing MTFYQTCLGGDLTLIKLGDTPMKVQFPPEKHDRIINAQLKSGAIDFSATDWMASPTLEPKPGNTFSIYVVGEAYDELKTVFDKLADGADQDNRTFIKLHNVPFGSYGQFTDKYGVSWIFKGDKKD from the coding sequence ATGACCTTTTACCAAACGTGTCTTGGCGGAGACTTAACACTAATCAAACTCGGCGATACACCCATGAAAGTCCAGTTTCCACCAGAAAAGCATGACAGAATTATCAATGCCCAACTGAAAAGTGGTGCCATCGATTTTTCGGCTACCGACTGGATGGCTTCTCCTACACTCGAACCAAAACCGGGGAACACGTTTAGCATCTATGTCGTCGGCGAAGCATATGATGAACTGAAAACCGTGTTCGACAAACTTGCAGACGGAGCAGACCAGGATAACAGAACGTTCATTAAGCTTCATAATGTGCCATTTGGGAGCTATGGACAATTCACCGATAAATATGGCGTTTCCTGGATTTTCAAAGGAGACAAGAAAGACTAA
- a CDS encoding DUF5615 family PIN-like protein gives MKLLLDENLPKGLKQHFPEHEIYTVRDMGWQGKKNGELLMLMMADNFNVLITFDKNLRHQQNFAKYPIAVLVLNAWGNSMPFLEPLLPQMRETLSRSLPTGATVVSLS, from the coding sequence ATGAAATTACTGCTTGATGAAAATCTACCTAAAGGTTTAAAACAGCATTTCCCTGAACACGAAATATACACAGTTCGCGATATGGGCTGGCAGGGAAAAAAGAATGGTGAACTGTTAATGCTGATGATGGCCGATAACTTCAATGTCCTTATTACATTTGATAAAAACTTACGTCATCAACAGAATTTTGCTAAGTATCCCATAGCCGTTCTGGTACTTAATGCCTGGGGGAACTCGATGCCGTTTTTAGAACCATTGCTTCCTCAGATGCGCGAAACGCTCAGTAGATCTCTCCCGACTGGGGCAACTGTAGTTAGCTTGTCATAG
- a CDS encoding DUF433 domain-containing protein → MKNPITIDPDIQFGTPVFTGTRVPVESLFWHLESGISLDIFLTEFPSVSREQAISVLDLAGKALSSDKLLPLIYEITA, encoded by the coding sequence ATGAAAAACCCAATCACAATTGACCCGGACATCCAGTTTGGCACGCCCGTTTTCACTGGAACACGAGTACCTGTTGAGTCTTTGTTCTGGCATCTTGAGAGTGGCATTTCGTTGGATATTTTTTTGACTGAGTTCCCCTCTGTTTCACGAGAACAGGCAATTTCCGTACTCGATCTAGCTGGCAAAGCACTCAGTTCAGATAAATTATTACCACTGATTTATGAAATTACTGCTTGA